The genome window GGGCATCGAGGGCGTTTTCGGTGCTTTCTTCGCCGGTCTGATATTAAACAGATACATTCCGCATGTTTCGCCACTGATGAACCGCCTCGAGTTTATCGGCAATGCCCTCTTCATTCCTTATTTCCTGATAGGTGTGGGCATGCTGATCAATATCAATCTGCTGTTTCAGGGCAGTCATATTCTATGGGTCGTGTTCTGCATCGCCTTCTTCGGAACCCTGGGCAAAGCCATCGCAGCCTATATCGCCTGTTTGGGTTTCCGATTGCCACTTTCTTCGGGTCACATGATGTTCGGACTCACTTCGGCTCATGCTGCCGGAAGTATCGCCATGGTGATGGTGGGTATGCATCTGCTCGTAGCACCGGGCACTTACCTCGTCAACGATGATATGCTCAACGGTGTGGTTATGATGATTCTGATTACCTGCATCATCTCATCCATCCTTATCGACCGGTCTTCGCAGAAGATTATCCTGAGAGACAAGGAACTGCCTGATGCGGAAGACGACAAGAAGGTGAGCGATGAGAAGATTCTGATTCCGGTGAAATATCCTGAATATGCTGACAACCTGATGAGTCTGGCGTTTCTGGTGAGAAACCAGAAACTGAACAGGGGACTCATCTGCCTGAATGTGGTATATGAAGACAAGGACATGCGATACAACCAGGAACAGGGAAGACGACTTCTGGAACATTGCAGTCAGCTGGCTGCTGCCACCGATGTGATGACGCAGACCCAGGTTCGTATTGCCGCCAACATCGCCAACGGCATCAAGCATGCCTTCAACGAGTTCCAATGTTCTGAGATTATCATCGGAATGCACATGCATCCTGAGGTTTCGCCGAAGTTCTGGGGAGAATTCCACCAGAGTCTCTTCAACGGATTGAGCCGACAGATTATCATGGCACGCATCAGACAGCCGTTGAATACATTGAGAAGAATACGGGTAGCCGTACCTTCGAGAGCAGAGTTTGAGCCGGGTTTCTACCGCTGGCTGGAACGCCTAGCCCGACTTGCCGGCAACCTCGACTGCCGCATTCAGTTTCATGGCAGAGAAGAGAGTCTGGCGCTCATCAATGAATATATCAAGAACCGGCATCCGGAAGTGCGTGCTGATTATACCCAGATGATTCACTGGAACGAGTTGCCACAGCTGGCTTCGCAGATATCTCCAGATCACCTGTTCGTGGTAGTAACCGCCCGTAAGGGAACCGTATCTTACAAGACAGCACTGGAGCGTCTGCCGGAGGAAATAACGAAATACTTCTCAGGTACCAACCTGATGATTATCTTCCCCGACCAGCATGGTGATTCCTACGGCGACCAGCTTACCTTCGCTGAGCCTCAGCATCAGGAAGAGATCAGTGCTTACGAATCATTCCTGCAATGGTTTAAGAAATTCAGAAAATAAAGAGAAAACAGAGGATACTACTAAAAAAGGTCGCCAGCATTTTGGCGACCTTTTTTCATATTTATTTCGTATTCAAAACCAACTTCTTAGCTTTCATCTTTTCTCCCGCTACCGAGAGTTCTATCTTTCCCGGCTTATCACCGGCGCGCAATATCACGAGGGCGGATCCCTGAAAGAGATGACGCTGGATGGACTTCTCCAACTGGGTCTTTCCGATATGAAGCTCATCAGATGCGATGTTTCCATTATCCACCGCCACGATATTCGCATCGCCCTTCACGGTGAAGGTTAACTTGTCGAATGCCTTGGCATCCTTCACGTTCAGCACTCTTCTGCCCTTTTTATCCACCGCATAGATGCGAACATGCATCAGATCCTTACCATCAGCATGCCAGGTCTCTATATCCGGAACCAGCTTCAGAGCCACAGCCTCGCCCGTAGTCTCTATCTGATGGCGAGCCACCACCTTGCCGTTCTTTCTAGCTACAGCCAGAAGCACACCCGGTGCATAGGCGATGTTGTCCCACTTGATTCGGGCACGGAGCTTAGGGTCGTTACTGTTCTTCTTCACACCCAGACTCTTGCCATTGAGGAAGAGTTCCACCTCGTCGCCATTGGTATAGGTATAGAGCGAAACCTGCTCGCCTGCCTCACGGTTCCAGTTTTCTGAGAGCTTTCCGGCAGAAACATTGATGCCATTCCACTGGATGTTGCCACCCGACTTCTCGATGACACCGATGTGAACGGTTGGATCATCCTTAAACATACTCTTCACGAAATAAGCATCCGGCTTTGGCTGGAGAGAAAGATCGAACACACCCTGGTTCCATCCCTTGACAGGCCATCCCATACTCTCGCCCAGGTAATCGATGGCTCCCCAATAAGCCAGGCCCAACACCTTGTCGAGATCCATCTCATAGAAGTTTGGTCCCATCGCAGCTACACTCGCCTCGCTCTGATAGAAGGTCTTTTCAGGATAGCGCTTCATGTCACCAGGGAAGTACATATAACGATAGTTGTAGGAGTTTACCTCGGTAGCCACCGCCAAATCAGCAGGGATAGAATCTGTCTCGATGTTGCGGTAGCGGGGATGCATGGCAACGGTCGTCAATCGGGTATCATCATAACGGTGCAGCAATTCCTTCTGGAGTTTATAAGCCGTCACGCCCCAATCATTAAAAGGCAGGTTGCTGTATTGCTGCAATTCATTTCCCAGACTCCAGAGGATGACCGACGGATGATTTCTGTCTCGCTTCACCCACTCCGGAATATCCTTCTGCCAGAGGCTCTCCCATTCCACTCTGCCGCCGGCATACTGAGTAAGCCATTTGTCGTAAAGTTCATCCACCACCAAGATGCCATACTTATCGCAGAGCTTCAGGAAATCCTCGCTGTATGGATTATGAGAGGTGCGGATATGGTTCATGCCGAATTCCTTCATCAGTTTCAGCCGCTTCTCGATGGCACGCGGATAAGCAGCAGCACCCAAGGCACCGAGGGTATGATGATTGGCATAGCCCTTCAGCAAGACCTTCTTGCCATTCACCAGCAAGCCCTTCTGCGGAACGATTTCGATGGTGCGCACACCAAACGGCTCCTTAATCTGGTCAGCAATGTTGCCTTCGTTGTCATAAAGTGTCACCTCGGCAGTATATAAATAAGGTGTATCTGGCGACCACAGTTGGGCATTCTCCAGAGAGATGGCAGGCAACTCATATTCTCTATCACGCCATTTGGCATTGAAATCGATGTTATTCTTCTGTTGAGCCACCACCTTGCCATCGGCATCCAGAATACGAACCTCTACAGGAATAACAGCCTTTCCCTGTTCTTTTGCCAGCTTCTGCTGGTTGATAATCTCTGCCTTGATTTTCACCTCTTTGTTATCCTGGGTGCGGATAAAGAGCGGATGGCGAGGGAAGTACAGATCCTTGTCGGTGATGATGAGATTGACATCACGATAGAGACCGGCACCCGTAAACCAGCGGGAATTATTAGGATTGCGGGTATCTGCCTTGACGGTTATCTCGTTAGCCTCGCCCCATTTCAGGAGTTTACTGAGGTCGATATCAAAACCGAGGTAACCATAATCGGTACCTCCGATACGCTGACCATTGAGATAAACATCTCCTACCAGCATGATACCCTGGAAGTCGAGCACGATGCGCTTTCCCTTCCATTCATCTTTCGGAGTCAACTGATAGCGATACCAGCCAATGCCCATCTCCTTAAAGCCACGCGGACTCAATCGGCTGCGCACATTGCTGCCCGCATCGCTATTATCTGGTCGCTCACTGGCATCTGGAGCTACCCAATCCTGTCCGATCAGGAAATCATGAGGCAGATTCACCACATCATCCCCACTTTGAGTTGACTTCAACTCAGCAATATTCTTCACATCACCACGATGAAACTGCCATCCCTGGTTGATGCTGATTGTATCGCGCACCGCAGCTTCAGTCGAAAGGGTTCCCATCAAAGGCAAACCGCCCAATAGCAACGAGGCGAAAAGTATTGTCTTTTTATTCATGTCAAATTCATTTAATATGAGATTTTGAACCAAAAAGAACTAATCATAAAGTTCAATGTTCAAAGCTCAAAGTTCAAAGTACTAATTTCCGTCCGGCTTGGTTACATTCTGATTCACAGATGGATACCACACGAATTGATTGAAATCATCTGGCTGGGCAGGATTGTAGTCTTTCCAGTCACTGCGTAGATACTTCACGATAGGCAGATTGAGCTGCTTCATTCCCATTACCACCATCTTAGCCACCTCGTAGGCTCCGTATGGATTGAAGTGGGTGTTATCCTCCAAAGCCTTAGGCTGGTTTGGATAAGTATTTGCCGGATAGTGAACCAGCAACTTCTTGCTGTTCTCATAACCCAAAGTCTCGAAGAAAGTGCGGGTCATATCGTGGAGTTCAATGACAGGAACATCCTCTCTCTTTGCCACAGCTCTCATGGCATCAGGATAATCCTTATGAGTCTCCTGAATCTTGCTATGGGTAGCCTCATCGAAGAAGCGACGCTGAGTAGGAGTTACGAAGATGATGTTGCCACCCTTCTTGCGGACCTCATCGATGAACTTCTTCAGATTATAAGAGAAGTTATACCAGGCACCACTGCCTGCAGACTTCTCCTTCTGGTCGTTATGTCCGAACTCACAAATCACGTAGTCGCCCTTCTTCATCATCGCCAGCACCTTGTCCAGACGGTTGGAAGCAAGGAAGGAACCTGCTGTCAATCCGCTTTCGGCATGGTTTGAGATAGCCACCTCCGGACCAAACCAGCGAGTCACCATCTGTCCCCAGGAAGCGTATGGCTCTGGAAACTGATCTACTACCGTAGAGTTGCCGCAGAGGAAAACGGTGGTGGTTTCAGCAGGAGCCGGTTCCACCTTGATGCTCTTTACAGCTGGGGCAGCACCAGTAAACTCCAAGGTCAGCTTCTCATCCCAGGTAAACGTCTCCTTCTCGCGAGGTTTGATTTTTACGTTCATTTTATCGGTAATATAAGGAGAACGCTTGTTCACGACGAAGGAGAAAGTCTTGAACTCCCCCTTCCTGGTACTCACCTCATCGAGCATCAGTCTTCGGTTCTCGGCACGAACCACAGTCTTGCCTGCTTTCTTCTTAGAACCGAGCACCACGGTGACCTTATAGTTGCCATCTGCCACCTTCACAGAATAGAAGAAAGGGGCATTACTCTTAGCTTTTGGTGCAGCCACGATGTCATATCCCTGCCCCTTCTCTGCGGAATAGACAGGCTGCACCTTCAATATATCAATATCAAAAGTCTGGGCATTGACGGCTACAGTAGAAGCTAGCGCCAGCAGGCTGGTAAATAAAAAATTTCTAGTTTTCATATAAATTATTTTTTCTGTTGTTGTCATTCATCTTGGCTATGATTGAATTTCGAGAGCAAAGATACATAAAAAGGACAAAAAGATATTATGCTTTTTATCCTTCTTATATAAAAATCGTTCAAAAACTATTATTCCTGTCTATTTCTGCAGGGTAATTCCCATTAATCCGACAACCACCTCGTTGCTCAGCGCCCTTAAAGTGAAACGCTTCAATTTCTTCCTTGCATCCAGAGGCATGTCGAGCAATATCGCAGCTCCACCCTCTATTTCTGCCACGGCTTTCTTGAAACCAGGCACATCTGCCATGTTTTTGTTGACTTCCAGATGAAGATCACGGAAGAGATGACGACTCACCTTGCCCGATGCCAGACCTATGCGATAAGGACGAAGTTCCGGCTGCGGGAAGGCAGTGGCATTCTCCAAAAAATCCTGCTCTATCGGACACCAGTTAACCGGTGGAGTTAGCATCAGTTCATCCCTGGTTCCATCAGCATATTCTACTCTTACCACTGCATTTTCTATAGCATACTGCATCGGATTGGTAGAACCAGCCATCAGGAGATAAGCATGAGAAGCCTTGCCTCTCAACATGACAGAGATGCTGTCCGGATAGTTGTCCCAGAGAGAAGTATAAACGATATTCTTACCTTCCTTTGGAGAGCGGAACGGCAAATCGCCATCTACGTGTGCCCAGAACACACCATCCTTGATAAGACTTCTGAACTTCGTATCATCAACATGAGCCGTCTTCTTGGTAGAACACCAGTCACCGATGCCCTGGGTTGGCACACAGAGTGTAGTATATGGCGAACGAGGCGATAGATACTGGTTCTTGAAGATGTCGCTTACGTTTGCATTAAACACCTTGTCCATGTTCACCCATCGGCACTCTTCCGGTTTTACTTCGTCAAAGTCGTTACCCACGCCCTTGGTAGAAGCCCAGACATCTACAGATTGCTCTGCGATGCTTTCCGCCAACGTATATGCACATTTCAACGTTCTTTTCTCTTCTTTCTCAGGCTTGACTACCGGCAATTCAATATGCTGTACCTTTTCGGTAGAGAAAGCAGTATCCAGATACTTTCCTTCTCCCATATTCTGACGAATCACAATCTTCAAAGGCTGCTTGAAGTTCTGTCTGATTTCGAAAATTTCCTTCCCGTTCACCCGCTTAAACGAATAATCGAGATAAGGAGTATGCACCGAAGCACTATCCCAGGCAGCAGGAAATCCCGGACGGAGGATACACTCACCCTCCAAAGCGTTAGGTGTGATACCATACAAGCCTTGGATAAGGGCACGGGACGAGATGCCGGTAACATCGGCAAAATCACGATAGCCTTCACCTGTGGCAACATCCATCTTCGATAACTGTCCGAAGTTGGCAGGACTGCTGCCAAGATACATGAAGTCGAGAATATTTGCCTTCAGCAACTGATAAGCCTCTTCCGTTCTTCCCGCCTGATAGTAAGCCAGAACGGTATGCATCACTTCAGCCATCGCCACATTGTTGATGCTCCATTCGTAAGGAGCCCAGTCAGAAGTGCTCAGGGTCTGATATTCCACCTTATTATATATATAAGGGATGTGCGGAATATGCCGGTCGATATATCTGGTTGCCTGATAGTTCTGTACAGGAGTTCCCACTCCACAATCTATCGGAGTATAGATGCTCCAAAGAGCCGCATCCCGATGCACACGCTTCAAGCCTATGAAATCCTGATACTCAGCCCAATGCCCGGAATCCTTCAGCCATAATCTTTCGTTCATAGCTTTCAGAATTCTATCAGCTTCCTCCCGATAAGGCCCCGGATTCTCACCGATGATTCCGGCGATGCGAGCTGCCAGAAGATTAGCCCGATAGTTATAGGCGGAAGAATGGGTCACGGCACCGCTGTTGTATTGCAGGGCATCGCTCGCCCAGATACAGCAATAAGCATCATAAAGGCCATCATTGTCGGGATCCCAAGCCTGCTTTTCCCAAGCTAGATGACTCTTGATGACAGGCCACATCTTGCGCATATAAGCCGTATCTGCATCAAACTGGAAGTGCCAAAGCAGTTCATCTATAAACACAAGGTTCATGTCGTAATGATGAAACTGGTTGTTCTTCTCCGGATTTCTGCAGATATAGCCGTTACTATACATAGGAGTACCCCATTTATAGGTACCGCGCGCCAGGTTGTTCTTCTCGTCCATGAGATGCGGTTCGGTAACCGGCACATCGGTTACCTGACTTTTGGCGTATGCAGCAAAATGGATACGCTGTCTATCCTGCATGCCGAGGAAATCGCCCATATAGGCACCTCGCCAGCCGGGCAAAGACATGCGCCAGCCCACAGCTCCATGCTGCCAAACCTTCCCGTCCCAGGCACCATCGGCAGCCATGACCAGAGCGCCACCTATCGGATTGATATAGGCATCGGGGGTATGGAAGACGACAGATGAAGCAAGTTTGTTACGCCATTGCTCTGCTGCATCATACCGGGACTGCATCTTCGCATTTTCAGCAGTAGAAAGCTGGTTTTCTCCATCTACCGAGAAATAAAAGATGGAACCGGGAGAAAGCCTGGATACAGACCCGAGAACTGACGTTTCTGATGTGGCAGGTTCAAAGGTTCCTGGTTTCAGGAAACTTCCGATATCACCCGAACGGACTGGTTTAGGAACAGCGGTCTGGCTCAAGACTGCCTCTACCTTCAGTTTTCTGTTATCGAATCCACGAACAGTAAAACGCCAGACAGCTCCTTCTGTATCAGGAAAAGCCAGAACGGAAATATCGAGTTCACCCTTTCCCCATCGCCTGTCTTTCAGGAGATAGTTACGGCGTCCTGCCTCATAACTCGCCTTGCAGTATTCAGCCTCATCGAGCCACATCATCTGTTCCCCATTCGAAATCCGGAAGCGGATATTGCCCGTCTGGTTCTTCTTGTAGGTGGCAAAGACAGGGCGGTCGCTGGTTTCTAACCGCCATTCAGCCGTACTGCCATAGAGAGCACGGGTATAACGGCTGCTGCCATTCACACAGACGAAGGCATTACCTTCGGGCATATAATGAGCAGTGCGCTGTACGATATCTCGCGCTCCCATCGTGAGAGTACAAGATAACGCCAGCGCACTGAGCATTCCTATTTTAGAAATCTTATTTTTCATAACGTTTTCAAACCTTTGTTTTTATATTTATAAACCCGAAAACGGGCATTTTATTTTATCACGGCTCAGGTTTTTCTTATTTCAAAATTTTGCCAATGGACTCTTCATCTTCTTCAACCCCTTAGCCACGCACCTTGCATTGTGCCGTGCACCCTTCAGACTGGTGTGGGTATGATCCTTCTTGTAATATGCCTTCACCTTATCCTTGCCTATCTTATCGTAAGAATCGGCAGCGATGTTGTGGAGGTCGAGGAAAGCAACGCCCGTTTCGGCTACCACCTCACGATACCACTTTCCGTAGCTATCGTTACGACGCTCCATCTTGCCATGAGCCCACTCGTTGCGAGGAGTCAGGGAAACGAGAATTGGAGTAGCTCCCTTCTCACGCACATCCTGGATGAACTTCTTCAGGTACCAGCCGAAAGAATAAACCACCTCATACTGCTTGCTTTCTTCCATTTGGTAGACATGGCAGGTATCCTTGGAACTAGGTATGGAACCACGCATCTTCTTATCGGTCATAGAACAGATGTCATTATGACCAAACTCGATGAGTACGTAGTCGCCCGGCTGAAGACTGTTATATACCTTATCCCATCTTCCCTCATTGAGATAAGAACGGGAACTGCGACCCGCCTTGGCTGCATTCACACAGGTAATCTTCTTAGGATTGAAGATGGTGTAAGCCTGAGATGCCCAGCCCCACATGCCGTCTTCATCCTTATCGGCATTTTTTACGGTGCTGTCGCCTGTGAAGAAGACAACCGGTTTGCCTGGTTCACGTTTAAAATTTTCCACAGGCAAAGCCACATTGATCATCATCGCCTGCAAAGGAGCCAGCTCAGGATCCTTGCTTTCAGCCAATCCTTCTGCTGCCGACCGGGCATTCATCATCGCTCCGAAACGGGAGGTGTGGATATGATCTTTAAAGAAATGATACTTCTCCTTCCAATGACCATAGCTATCAAGCTTAGCTGCAGAAATCTCATTCAAATCAACAAAAGGTACATGCTCCTGCTCAGCCACCTGCTTTGCCCACAATCCGAAGGTCTTGTTGACACGAACTATCTTGTCGTTCTCATCGTAGGCATCACGTGGAGTCAACGACATCAGGATAGGATGAGCACCCAAGGACTTACAGTCGTTGATGTATTTACGCATGTATTCGCCATAGGTATAAACGGTTTCCTTGACGCCAGTCTCCTTGATGGTGACGTTGAGTGAATCCTTGCCGATACCAGGGATGCTGGCACGTGCTCTACCGCTATCGTATGGACCATTGTCGTTATGACCGATGGAGATGATCACCCAGTCGCCAGCCTTGATGCCCTTACGCACATCCGGCCAGAGACGGTTATAGAAGGTGCGGCTGCTCATACCTCCGAGCGCCTGGTTCTCTACCGTAATCTTGTTGGCATCGAAGAACTCATGCTCGTAGTATCCCCAGCCCCACTGGCCGTTGTTACCATTACCCAGTGTACCATTGCGCATAGTAGAGTTACCTATCAGGAAGAGCACAGGGTTGTTGCCACTGCGGCTGGTTCCCGGTTGGATTCGTGCGGTCATCGCCTTGTTCAGACTATCCGCAGTATTGTCGATAACTTTGTTGACATCTTCCATTGGTTTTGCCACCTGGGCAAAAGAAGCAGTTGTTGCCGCTATCAATGAGAAGGCAAATAATATTCTTTTCATTAGCTACGTATTTTTATCAAATTATTATCGTTAGATTATATACAAGAGAATTCTTCACTCTTCGTTCATCACTCTTCACTTAATCCTTTCTGCATGATCAGGCAGATAATATCCCAGATGAGGAGGTTGATTATATCCCACATTCTGCCAAGCCACTCCCATACGATAGATATGCTCGTGCATCAGAGTTGGAACCCGATATTCTGTCGGAATATTGGTGGTGAAGATATTGAGATGCGATGCATCGCTCTCATCCCAATAGATAACTTCCTCTCTCCAGTCTCCGAAGAGATCAGCCTGCAGATTAGGAGTTGCCTTCGACCAGTTACAACTCACCGAGTTGCCCATCTCATACAGTTGCTTGCCATTGCTCAAAGGCAACGCCACCGCTTCCTTTCCGTTCCATTTCTGGAGATAAGGAGGGAAATGAGGAGGACGGCCGTTTGCCAGAAGTTCATCCTGCAAGTCGCCATCCCAATAAATCCGGAAGTTCATTGCCGGCATTCTGGAAACAGCTTTGAAACTCGTTTTCTCATTACTTCTGAAATGATCAGCTTCATGATTCTTCTTATAGGATAAAGATGTTTCTGCCGAAACAGTCTTACCCTTGATGTCTCTTACAACAGGAGCATCCGAACACCAAAGTTCATATCCCCGATGCTGGGCATCGATATCAGCAGCCAATCCTCTTCCGGTATCATCCTTATCGAGTGTACGGAACAGGATTTCGCCTGTTCGTGCATCTCGCAGATCAGAACCATAGGGATATTCTTCGTGTACCATATAATATTCCAATCCCGGTCGGTCGGGATCCAGATCAGCAAGATGCTGCGCATCGCCATGTCCCAATCCGGTAGAATACAACAAGGTTCCATCATGGTTGATGGCTGCAGATCCGTAGGTAATCTCGTCACATCCATCCCCATCCACATCGCCCACAGCCAGACTGTGAGTACCCTGGGCATAAGCCGTATTCTTACATCCACGAGCCTCCTTCAGTACCTTTCCATCGGTATCGGTTACCTTCCAGTCGTTGGGAGTCAGCGAAGCATGGAGCCATTTGGTCTTGAGTTCCTTTCCGTCGAAATCTATCGCCCAGAGATAAGAACGGGTATAATAGCCACGGCACATCACGGCACTTGGCTGCTTGTCGGCACCCTCCAGGAAAGCCACACCGGCAAGGTATCGCTCGCCGCGGTTGCCATAGTTGTTCTTATCGCCCCAGACTGAAGAATAGGCAGGAAATCCGTTCTCCAGATGCTCTCCCTCTTCCACCTGCCGGCCTGTACCGAAGGATCGGTTGGGCTGATACCAGATGGTATGCATCGCCTTTCCGGTTTCGCCATTAAAGACTGTAAGCAGTTCGGGACCTGCCATAATGCGACCTCTCGAATTGCGATAATCGGCAGCATTGTCCAGTTCTCGGATTCCGGCATCCGTAGCCGCATCGCTCACAAACTTTCCCTTGGCATCTACCGAACCCGTCGATGT of Segatella copri contains these proteins:
- a CDS encoding rhamnogalacturonan lyase yields the protein MQIKQMLFPMMSMVLSMAPCSHLHAQGQTPVSQMEKLDRGLVALPAQNQGIFLSWRLLGTDSKHVCFDVERDGKIIAHQVKLTNYTDRKGSSANTYRIITYQKEPRMDAPAEREVSKAVKPWNDLYRSMPINRPAGGVTPDGKSYEYTPNDCSVGDVDGDGEYEIILKWNPTNSHDNSHDGYTGEVIFDCYKLDGTQLWRINLGKNIRAGAHYTQFLVYDFDGDGKAEMICKTSTGSVDAKGKFVSDAATDAGIRELDNAADYRNSRGRIMAGPELLTVFNGETGKAMHTIWYQPNRSFGTGRQVEEGEHLENGFPAYSSVWGDKNNYGNRGERYLAGVAFLEGADKQPSAVMCRGYYTRSYLWAIDFDGKELKTKWLHASLTPNDWKVTDTDGKVLKEARGCKNTAYAQGTHSLAVGDVDGDGCDEITYGSAAINHDGTLLYSTGLGHGDAQHLADLDPDRPGLEYYMVHEEYPYGSDLRDARTGEILFRTLDKDDTGRGLAADIDAQHRGYELWCSDAPVVRDIKGKTVSAETSLSYKKNHEADHFRSNEKTSFKAVSRMPAMNFRIYWDGDLQDELLANGRPPHFPPYLQKWNGKEAVALPLSNGKQLYEMGNSVSCNWSKATPNLQADLFGDWREEVIYWDESDASHLNIFTTNIPTEYRVPTLMHEHIYRMGVAWQNVGYNQPPHLGYYLPDHAERIK